The Pochonia chlamydosporia 170 chromosome Unknown PCv3seq00008, whole genome shotgun sequence sequence TCGACAAAAATGTGCTTCAAGATGGTCGTCGAATCACGCAATTCTCAGTcgcaaagaagatgacgTGGGCGTCAGGCCGGCAAACCACCAGAATCGAAGATATGGCATACTGCCTGTTAGGAATCCTTGATGTCAATATGCCACTGCTTTACGGCGAGAGAGAAAAGGCGTTTCAACGTTTGCAGGAAGAAATAGTCAGGTCAACACATGACATGACCATATTTTCATGGAAGACGGAAGATACCTCCGTGCTATACTCTGGGCTCTTTGCCACATCACCCAGCCAATTCATCGTGCACCCCAACATGGAGCACTTTTCATCGACAGCTAATCAAGAGCAAGCCGAGTTCTCCGTCACCAACAAGGGGATCAAACTGTCGTCCAGACTAGTAAAGAGCCCCGAATCTCCACTGCATTACATTCTCCCTCTCCCGCCCTTCGACTCCGGACCCTTCACCAAAATAACGGGCATCTACCTCCAACAATACAGCGCAAATTCCTTCGTCCGAGCAAATCCCCATCGTTTATATGAATCTCGAATGGGGCTGCGGCCACTTGTAACCCAAGAGCGTGTACTGTATGCCCTCAAGGCTGTAGACGACAATCTACATGAGTCTATATCAGCACCATCTTCCTTTCTCATCGACTTTCAACTCGACAACCACATGCAGATACGTAAAGTCGTACCTGATTCTTTATGGGATCGACACCACCGACGGAGACTGTTTGTGCCGCCCTCGGGTTCTCGGCAAGCAGTTGTTTTTGTGGAAATAGGTCCAAGGGAAAACACACCTGCATTCAGTGTACAGAGACTCAGGACACAGAGGAGGATGAACTGCATGCTTCTCCTTTCGTTTGTGGACGGCGCCACCGTCAGCTGTGACTACGTGCTGTTGGATAAGTCACGCCATGGCGAGCTGTTTATCCAAAATGTGGAGTCTTTGACTGAGGCGAGGAGCATACTCATGTTTAGCTGGAAGGGAAAGGACGACTTTCGGGTGAACATGTGCGAGGAGAGAGAATGGTCTTTGGGGAAGCGGCGGTTCGAGACTTCATTGGGCCCTGGTGAGGACACTCGGAGTCCGTTGATTCTACGATTATTTGAAAGGGTTTCACGGGGTGGTCCTGGAACTTGTTTCTGCATGTAGTTGGATTGCTTGTATAGGTACCCCTTGCCAACGCGTCTATTCTTTAACGGTGTTATGTGCCAAATGCCTGCTCGCCACCCAACTTGTCACTATTTGCCAAGCATGGCTAACATATCAAAGAACATGAGAGCTAGGTCATTTGGCTACGGAAAGGGAACGCCCTCgctaatgcagagagatgTTCCGAGTTATATACCTCATGGCAAAACTATGGCTTCCGCACGGCCGCAGTGCTTGCATAGGCGGTCCAAATGAGAGGCGGCCAAACATGGTCATAAGAGTTTGCTGCTTGACCTGTACGAGTATTTCCGTGTTCCTAAATGCACCAACAATTTCGATCGCCCTATGTTCTACAGATATTATATAACTTATGCAATTGTAGACGCGGACTTACCCTGTACACTATGGGCCTGAGAGTTTTTGATCAAAGTCAAATTCTGTAGATAGCTCCAGCTACTGGATCGGAAGACTCAAACATTTCAAGCCTGTTCATCCAAGTACCGACAGCCAGAAAGCCTGACAATATTGCCGACTGAACTTGAAGGAAGACTTCTCCTTACACATCGGATAGAGACACTTTGAGGACCACTTCCACGGCTTAATTGGCCAGGTCTCTGAAGCCCAGTGCCGAGTTCGGATTGTCGTACATAAGGCAATCACAAGAAGCAATAGTAAAATTTCAGTGTGTGGCGTCAGGGTAATTGTCATGGGAGCATGAAAAGCGTTGTCATTCTATTGACTGCACCATGCCTCTATAGGCTGGCTCGTCCATGCGTCTTTAGAACCCCCTCGCAGCCGAGAAGGCAGCGCCACACCGAAGCAAGGAAGTACAAAGTGCTGCTGATTGTGGTGGAAGAACAGCCGAAAGTGTTAGTTTGTCCGGTACAGATCCTGGGAATGACGCCACTTTTGCGGGTGGCTTACTCTGACAAACTGCCAGAAGTTCTTCTGCCTAATCATCACTTACACACCCCAATCACGAACCACGCTGAACATGTTTGCTTACATGGTATCACAGTGTGTGTGCAGCAGATGCTTTAACAACAGTCTCAAATTCGCTATCTAGACATATGTGCATGGGCTAATCTGACGTCCAATCAACCATTCATATATACTTTTCTCGCTTGCCTAACAGCTGTGCCAATGGTGTGATTCACACCGCCCCCAATGGTTCAAAGATGATAACATCTTCCTAACGAAAAAACTTAAGAGAAGAAAGCAATGGcgtcgtcaaagtcagcatcaaTCTTGGCCTGAATAGCCTGAGCCTGAGCGACAAGATTGGCGGGCGTTCCAGCAATAAGAGCAGCACCGAGGGCATCAGTGTCAGACTTGAGCGaggtcaagctgctcttgaCAGTGCCGGTCAGgccatcagcatcaaacttggccttcttggactTCAGGGCGGAGAGGGAGCCCACAATGGTGGGCTCAAGAGTGCCGGTGATGTAGGCAATGATGTCGAGGGCATCGGCCTCGCTCACGACGCCGGCGTTCTGGGCATCAGTGGTGGCCTTCTTGATGTCCTTGGTGACTTGCTGctgggcgttgatgatggggagggcGTTGAGGACGCCGCCGTTGTAGTTGTTGACGGCGGTGGTGACCTTGGCGGTGTCAGTGTTGATGGTCTGGAGGTCGGCCTTGACGAGGGCGGCGTCACGCTTGATGACGGAGCCGGTGACGGCGACggcaaggaagaggaggttCTTGACGGAGAGCATTTTGGGCGGTTGTTTTAAAGTTTGAGAGTAAACTGAAAGAAGATGTGATTTACGGTTGCAATGGGTTGTgtttgatgaagctgatTGATGCAGAATCTGGGAACGGGGTGGGTTGTTGGTCAGATTTTATACTTGGATCTGCTGATGATTGTATGAGACAATGTTGACATGCTCACTCGTCCTATACGCAGTTACCATCACGAGAGAATAGCAAAGTTTGCTTGTGAAGCCTCGGCGAAAAGCGTATATGTCGTACTATGCTTGACGAATAATATAGTCTCCTTGCGTCATTCACCTCTGTGAGAAAGTAAGGTACGCGCCCTGGGTTGGTTCCGCACAAACCCATCGCACCAGTGTGGTTACACGACATATAGTTACCCCATAGTTTCATATACAACCGGCACCTTGGCAACTTCCCTTCAAGGCATGGCCATGGGCGTCCTAGCCACTCGCAGCTATGTTTCGTCTAGGGAAAGGTTTCAACGGTACCAGATCTCAACACCTTGCGCATTGAAGCCTATACTATGCCCTACTATACGATACTAACTCGTACTATACGCGCCCTAGTATTTACCCTTCTGATACCGAGGCAGGGGACATGCCTGTTGGCCCAACGTCAGGCACCGGCCTTGTTTCCTCGTAGGATCTCACGAAAAACATAATGGAAATCGGGAGTGTAAGCCGCCACGATAGATTCTGGGGGAGGGGCAAAATCAAGGACACACGGTACAAAAGTATCCTCGCGGCGTAAAGGATTTAACCGGGCTCACGACGGACCACACAGCACCTCGCTAAGGTGGTGCGTGTGGGTGGAAGGGGACAAAAAGCAGGGTTGCAAATAAGCTGATGCTGCGTTCCGTAAGAAATCTGTCCATGGCGGCAATTGTTGTGCCGGGAGATTATGGTCCCGTGGTCAAATCAAGATGCCACAGTCGACGACTCACGCAAACTGCCCTTGCTTGCTGCAAGTATTATGTATATCATGTATGAGTTCTGTGTATCCAGCACAAGACAGAAAGAAGACCCTTGGAATTCTACCCAATTGCAAGGATTGCCCCTCTTCCCCGCTGTTTAGGCATTTTGCAATTTTGCTTTGCGTTTGGGTGAAATTGGGCAAAGATCAGCACATTGTGTCTCTTGATCCCGCCAGTCCTAAAACGTAGCCAAGCTCCGGACCAAGTATATGCTCGGCCGAGGGCGCTTAGTAGCTTACAAAAAACCTGGGGCAGACGAGTCCATCGCGGAGAGTATCCGTGCGCCCCAATTCGAACATCATTCagctttccttttttcgTTGCAGGATTCCGGTGGCCGTGGACGGTTTTGGGCTGAAGGGCGCTAGTTACGGTGGGAATCGGGAAATCTAGGCCGGCAGGAAATAGTGTCACAGGATGGGCATTCTACGTAATATGCGTAATTGACGTGACTGCATGTATGTTGCTGGGTTGTGTGAGACTGGTGAAAATAGTCCGGCATCATGACCCGGTCAAGCGGACGTGGTATCAAAAGAGGTCACACCATGATTTGTTTGAGACTCTTTGTTGTTTATCCTGCACGACATGTACGCATTCACATGCAAGAGGGGCCGTTTCACGCAAAGTTTCACGCAAAGTATACCTTGGAAATCGTAATAGTATTTATTTTTACCTGTGACATGCCACTCATGATGTCGTGACACGGTAACATTACCAAACTTGAATTATAGAAAGCGGCACAAAGTGGCCTGATAAAATATATAGGTATGGAGTTAAAAGACCAAAAGGGTCGTGATTCCAAGGCGTCATAACAGGTCAATTTAATTATTCCATCCTCATCGTTGCCAACGCAGTCAATTTAGCGTTTACAGAGCAACACCCACAATACCGGCGATAGCAGCAATGGCTAAAGCGACGGGGATTTCTCCCCGAGAAgcgccagcaacaacggGAGAGCTGGGAGTAGGGTTACCGCCATTGCCTCCGTTGCCTCCATTGCCACCGGTTGGGACTGGGACAAGAGTAGTGGGCTCAGgtccagatccagatccagaaGTCTCACCAGGGGGGCATCCAGGGCATCCAGCACCGCCGGTAGGCTGGGAACCCGAACCGCCAGTAGGCTGAGATCCGGAGCCGCCAGTGGGCTGGGAACCAGATCCTCCCGTGGTGCAAGGAACAGTCTCGGTCACGGGGACTTCGACAGTGGTGGTCTTGTCACAAGGCTCAGATCCGGTAGCGGTAGCAGAACCGGAGTgagtcttggtcttggaaccGGTCTCAGTGCAAGGCTCGCTGGTGCCGGTGGCAGTGCCAGAGGTCTTGGTACCGGTAGCAGTTCCGGAAGAGGTACCAGTCTGAGAACCAGAAGAGGTGCCGGTAGCAGTTCCAGTAGCAGAAGTAGTAGTGGTGGTGACAGGAGGCTCAGAGGTAGACGAAGTAGCTGAAGTGGTCGAGGTAGAAGACTGAGAGGTAGTAGTCGAGGTAGCAGCACACTTGACGTCCTTGAAGGCAGCGGCACCATCAGCCAGACTCTGCAAGATAGGAGCAGAGATCTGAGCGGCAATATCCTTCAGCGCGTCAGGAACCTTGGCGACCAGAGCATCAGAGAAGGCCTTGGAGTCAGTACCCTGCTCCACGAGCTGAGGGTAGACTTCGCAACCACGACCAGAGTCAGAGAAgatttgcttcttggcgaTGAGAGCAGAGACAGTCTGGTTGACGACGTCAATCAAGGCGCTCAGAGGTGGGACAAGCTGGAAAGCTTCATCCTGAGACAGAGGAGGCGAGGCATtagcatcaacaacacccttcttgatgttggtgacgaCAGTTTCCGACGCAGCGATCAAGGCATCAGCCTGGGCAGCACCCTGAAACTTGTTGACCTGATCCTGAAGAGCTGTGACGCTGGTGAcgatggcagcaacatcggCCGCCAGAACATCACCCTGGCGTTTGACAAGAGCCAAAGCCCCGGTGGCGAAGAGGAGAAACTTCATTATACAAGCGGGAGGGTATAGTGTAATGCAGATAGATGCAGGGCAAAAAACCAAAAACCAAGTCAAACGAATGGCGTTTCTGAACGAGTGTAGCCAAGTCTCCAAACCGAGTGCGCAAGACAACCGATTTCAAACTCAAAACGTCGCGATGGGCAAAAAGAGGGATTTCCAGAATGCGACGAAGATCGGCGCGTACTGTATATATTTTTAAAATCTGCGGGAGGGACAACGCTTCCCGTGTCTCGCTCTCCTCTGCATGAAGGTAAAATTAAACCAACTCTACCAATAACAAGACTCGACGCCGGTGCCCATCACAAGCCATTTTCTACCTTCTCGCCTCTGACAAGCCCGaggttgtcattgtcatctcACCAATCCGGGGGGACTAGCCACACTATCGACTGCAAGAACCAGGGCTTTCTGAGGCTAAGATTCCTTCGGGTGGTGGTACAAACCGCACCAACATTGCCCAACTTGGCCCAACATGTTGTCGACGAGCCGCTTTGACAAGGGCCTTTCTCCTTGCTGACGGGCCAAAGTCCTCATGCAACACCACACTCTTCATCCCGCATTACCCCTGATTGGATCGTGGCTTTTCCATGGCGTGGTTCTTGTTCAACCCCACGACCATGGCTTTGCAGGTGGAGCTAACCTGATGAAGAGTTTGTCCGGGGTTGCTTGCCGACCAGCCCGGATCGTCTATACCCTGAAGAGACGTGAAATGCGACTGGGCAGTTGGGAAGTGACATTTCCCACTGCTACCTGTACCCGGTTGGGAGAGGAAAGCGTTGGCCtcctgttggtgttggcagTTTCTGGTATGAACGGCTTACTCTTAACTTGGAAGCGAGACTGCTTTGTCGTTTATACTAACCCTCCAAGGAACTTTCCGAGCCACGAGCTTCGCAAGGGCCAGTTCTCGCTtgttctccttcttcctgaGGATCAATGCCTCCACACAACATACGCCACGGCGCTTTCGGCGACTCTTTGTCACCAACATTCCCCAGGATTTGGCGTCTTCACAATAACGCCTCATTTTAATATCCTGTTTACAACCGTAATGATAGCCCCGCCACATCTGTCAGTAACACCAACGTGCGGCCGGGCTTGCATTAGGAAGCCTTTGCAGTCTACACGTGCAGGGTGGCAAAAGTCAACCGGGAACCATCACTTACTGCTGCTCAAACCATGCGAGAAGGGTTACGTTCATTGTAACATCGATAAGCTCAAAGATCTCATATCCTTGCCTGTAAAAGGATTGTTTATGAAGAATACAAATCATTCACCGCAGCGTAAAATCCCGTTCGGCATTGGCTCCCAACGCTTCGCCATTCATGATGCCATCGCAGTACACCTCGCCCCGATACTCCCACAACTCGTCTTTCGTCCCTACCACCCTCCTTATTAAATGCGGCGTAGTGCCCCCATGAAACACCGTGACTGCATCTCCTGGCTTCATTTCCGGCGGTCCCATGCCAACGTACCCTGTCCGCGTGAGATAGAGCCGCCGCCCGACGAGCTTGAGAATGTTGTTTGCAAAGGTGCCCATGTCCTCTCTGATCTCCATTCTACCGTCGAGACCGTGCTTTGTGAATGTCTCCTCGTCAATGCGCAGGTTTACTTTGGCATATCGACGCCGTAGTCGAACATAACACTGCGCCCAACGTATTCGAGCCGACGCGACACACATTCCGATTACGTCCTCGACGACGTCCTTTAAAGCATCGCGCAGTACAAATGCTGCTGATATGGGATCCTGTGCGCAGACTCGCAACGCATCCATCTCCGGCGGTGGGATAAAATACCACGGGGTGATGCCAAGGGTTCGATATATTCGGGTAATGCTCCACGCTGCAGCCTTGACATCAGAGTCCAACAGGCGTTTTCCTACAAGGGAATGCTGGCTGTGAACGGTTTCAAGTCTATCAATGCCAGCTTGTGTACCCAGTCGATTGGTAAATTGCTGATAACTTATACCAGAGCAACAAACTCGCTGAACCTGGAGAGCTAACGAGCGCTCATCAGCCGGTGACCCTTCTCCGCTTCGTATCTCATAAGCGTCACGCGCAAACTGCGCTGCTTCGTCGAATACACGCTTCGACCAGCGATAATCAGGAGCTCTTTGGAACATGTAATCGACATCGTCGCGATACGTCCGCTCACCAACAGATGCAACCTCGTCCACCATGACTCCACGGATGGTCAACTCCCCGGTCTTGTGATTTACTTTAAACAAGCCGTTGTCCTTGGACCCTCCGGCGGTGAATAACGcttccaacattgacgtATACCCGATAGGAAGCTTCAGCGGCATTTTCCAATCCGGGACCCAGGACGGCAGTCCCGTGGTCTTCCTCCCGGCCTGAGTGTAAAGCAGCACATCGACATTATCCTCCAGCAACAGGGTGGCTACTTCTGTATATACCCTCGGGACACCTGCCTCCGGATTCAGGGCGTTGTACCGAACATGGATTCGTTGTCGAAGAGGGTCGTCCTCTGCCATGAGCCCCAAAAGGCCGAATATTCTATCTTGGGGGAGACTTGCCCCAATCTTCTTATTGACATCGTTGACATTATACTTCAATACAAGGTCGTAGAGACTTTGCCTAATCCCCGTCTGGTGAATGGCCTTGCGTTCTTGGAAGACACGGTTGAATCCATCGCCCTTTGCGAAGATGCCGTCTCGTCGGTGGAGTTCCGCCTGTGTTATGGGTTCCCTTACGTGCCTAACCCAGTGTGTGTTGTATATGTTGTAGAATAATTTGCCCCCGCGGAAGCAATCGAAGCATAATGACTGGTTGCCACAAACGAAGATGACCTCTGGGGGCAAACATGCCTCTTGGATGGTCCAAAGACGGTTGAACCACGAGCGGTCCAGGACGTCGATGAAGCCATCCAAGGGGTACTGATCACCTCGCAGCCTGAGAAGCTCCAGAATGTCATCTCGGTCTTCCTTTTGATGCCCGGTTACTTGGATCGAAGAATCCATGACTGCGTCAAACACTTGCATGAATGTGGCGACACGAGGACCCATGACTCTGCTTAGAACTCCTTCATTACTGAGCTCGCGGGTATACTTGAACCATTCGTCGGAACCACGCGTCGCCGTCCCTAACCATACAATGGTGCGGTTGCAGCTGGAGTAAATGTGCCGCATGAGCCTCACTTGATGCGCCTTTTCGTTGTCATCGCCACCTTGGCCCTTGGATGCCTGGTTAATACATATTTGATCCACGAAGAGCGGCAGCTCTGTGACTTTGCTCTCAAGTAAATGCAAGAGGGCTAATTCCAGCGGACGCGTTATCCAGAGACGGTAAGATTTGCCTCCATCTTCCACGATGATCGGTCGATTGGGTTTGCTTTTGCCCCAGGAATACGAAAGAGCGTCGTATTTGCATGATGCTTTACCGTTGGCGTCGATCTCGGCATCAATTAATTCGATTCTCACTGTGCCGTAGCAGCCTGGGATGAGGGGTGGTTTCGGCGGCAAAAGCCGGAGGAGACGAAATGTTTGGCGAGACAAGTCAAGAGGAGTGTATGTTAATGGTTCTGGGCCTaacattgtcaagatcagaGAGTTCAGCCTGCATTTCGTAAGAAACTACGTGAGAGTAAGTTCACCAGTAAATCAAGCTGGAAGTCAGTGTTTCTATGTTTCCCAATCTCAACAGCCCTGGAAGGAAAGCCTCGAACGCCTCAGCCGCAAATCAATATTGTGTTAGTGCCCAATCGATGGTGGCTTGTGGTGGGATATGATCCACACTCTAGCAAAAGTTGATGGCGCCACCCGCGCTGGTTAAGCTTATATACTTGGAAACTGTATAAACTTGTGCGTGGCTGTTGGCAACCTCAAGATGGAGGCGAAAGTCCTGAACACCTATCCGATGGGAGATGGGGCTTGCCAGCACGGTGTCATGCATTCTACAAATTGCATTTGGAACATGCTTTACCAACTGCATTTTGACGGCCCTGCCGAACCGGGAGCGGACCCGGACTTGCTTGCACATGTCTCCGTGGTCTGAGTCCGCGTCTTGGTTCCGATCCTAGTCCCGTTCATCGTCGGTACATTGCCGTTTGCCGGCGCGTTCTCGGCTTGCCTTCTCCGAAAATCCTGAAGACGAAACACCATCCTGTTCTTGGGGAAATGGTTCAAATCACCGCAGTCGATACAATTGGGAGAAAGGCACAAAAGTTAGAATCCCCAGGGTCTGCGGCATGGGCTTGGCCACCTAGGTCATGGGAAGAAGCCCCGAGCTCTAGAGGTTACTGCTTTTGTGCATGAATCAGAAGGGCGCTCTCGACGAGATCAAACTTGGCAGCTCTGGCTCCAGCCGTTTATTTACATGCGAGCACAGTGAGTGTTCATACGGCTTGGAACTCGCACCCCGCCACTCCTATCCATCTACCGGTCTTGATATGTAGGTATATGAATAGTCTTCAAATCTCTCAAATCCTTGACCTGAGTATCTGGCCGCATCACGTCTCTCTCCGCCTTGCGGCCCTCCAGCCTCCATTCAGGTTTCAGCCCTCGTGGCTTCCCCTCCAGCGCGTCAGCAATGTAATCGCCGATAATGGGAAACATTTTGAACGCATGGGCGCTCCCGCCTGTCGCTATTAACATCTCCGGGTGTTTGGGATGTTTGTCGATGAGGTAATGCGAATCTGCAGTGTCCGTACACCAGCATAATCGCGCGTCCACTAGCGGTCGTCCTCTAAATTCTGGCAAAACTGACTCAACAAAGGCTGTGATATTGTTGATTGCTTCCTCAGGAACTCCATTCTGAATGTGCTCGCTTGCGTAGTGTGGGACTGAATATGCGACTTGTTTGCCGTCCTCGGTGATATACTTTCCCTCCAACAGCTCGTACCCGGGGGATCCATCGCAAATCTTCATCAGCCCTATGCTCCTTTTAATAAAATACGATGAAAAGCGTTGAACATATAGTACGCACCTGTTTCACGATCCGGCTCAAAGGTATATCCCATTTCCAAGTTGTCAATCACCGGTATACCCTGCCATCGTTGCACTTCCTCGCGCGTCAGTTGCAAATGTGCCACCACCCAGCATTTCGATGATAGATGCTTTGATAGCACATCTGGCAGTAAGCTCGGCGAAGCAGCGCCTGGGCAAAAGACGTATCGATCTGCAGTGAGCACATCCCCTGACGCCGTCTTGATGCCTCGTAGCTTCCCGGCGTCGTCAACGTCTAGTCCCGTCATGGTACCCATGCGTCCAGATATAAACAATACTCCTTTCTTGGTTGCTAATCTTGCCCATTTCTCAGGAGCCTTTCGAGAGTGTGCCCAACCTGCTTCGGTGTTGTAAATTCCCGTCCAATTGTCAATGCCGTTGGAATGCTCCAAGTTGGGGCAGTGTCTGACGATGTCGTCCCGACTATGGATCTGCTCTATAGATGCACTTCTTCCAATATTCCTTAGGTTTTCACAAGCTTTATTCATCCCctctttggcagcagcatcaccacaagTGGTTGCAAGACGACCCTAGTATGGTGTTAGTCTCAACGTAGTTAACAGTTGCATTTCAACTTACCGTTTCGTGGAAGATGCCATTGAACGCGGGGTCTCGCCACGCTTCGAGGGCTTCTACAGCCAATCTTGTATATAGAGCGTCATCGTAGTCGGTGCGAATGATTTTGTTGATGTCATTCGCAGCAGAGTCAATGCTGGGGTAAGGCTGCCTGTCAATGCAGGTGATTTTCTTGTATCCTCGGCGAGATAGATGATACGCCGTACTTATTCCAAATGTGCCACTTCTACATGTTAGACACGGTTCGAATCTTATAGTGAGAGAACTTACGCTCCAATGATAAGTATGGACGTATTCTGCGGCGTAGTCATGTTGAGCAGATGGTAACTCTGACTGTGGATACGGATTATCACCTCATCCTATCTTTACAATTTCATGAGGTCTGCTCGAGACCGGATGAATCGGAAATACATGAATTGGTTCTGATGAAATGTTGCAAAATTATACGACGACTTTGGTGCGCGAACGACTAGGTTGTCCAGGTTGTCAAGCATATTACGTGGCGTTATGAGGATTGGTAATGGTACCTGCAGCCGACGCCCTTCAGCGGAACTTGGTAGAATGTTTCAGCTTGTCAAGACTCGAGACAATTGACGCTAGTTGCTTCCCCAGCAGTCAATTCAATTTGGAACACTTTATAAAGAACCCCATTCATTAAGCTTTCTTGTCTCCTTTGCCAAGATTCCCTTGCATTACCACCATGGTACAGAAACTGGGCAAAGCAACTGGTGCCTGACGTGGCTGTTTCTAGACTCAATGGTTGAAATCAATGACGGCGCAAGTATGGAGCCTTTGTACCACGATTCACGTAGTGAATGGTATATTTGCCATCGAGACCATGATGTCA is a genomic window containing:
- a CDS encoding het domain-containing protein (similar to Eutypa lata UCREL1 XP_007789469.1), with the protein product MRLINVKTLEIEIFAESTVPDYAILSHTWEDEEVSYQDMSQPGASEKQGFRKLQQACRLASEQQLGYVWADTCCIDKTSSAELSEAINSMFHWYRSAVVCFVYLSDLSSLDHDQGPNYEDLKSCRWFTRGWTLQELIAPATIQFYDKNWTCVGTKQTLDDPLHLITKIDKNVLQDGRRITQFSVAKKMTWASGRQTTRIEDMAYCLLGILDVNMPLLYGEREKAFQRLQEEIVRSTHDMTIFSWKTEDTSVLYSGLFATSPSQFIVHPNMEHFSSTANQEQAEFSVTNKGIKLSSRLVKSPESPLHYILPLPPFDSGPFTKITGIYLQQYSANSFVRANPHRLYESRMGLRPLVTQERVLYALKAVDDNLHESISAPSSFLIDFQLDNHMQIRKVVPDSLWDRHHRRRLFVPPSGSRQAVVFVEIGPRENTPAFSVQRLRTQRRMNCMLLLSFVDGATVSCDYVLLDKSRHGELFIQNVESLTEARSILMFSWKGKDDFRVNMCEEREWSLGKRRFETSLGPGEDTRSPLILRLFERVSRGGPGTCFCM
- a CDS encoding hydrophobic surface binding protein (similar to Metarhizium acridum CQMa 102 XP_007812193.1) — protein: MLSVKNLLFLAVAVTGSVIKRDAALVKADLQTINTDTAKVTTAVNNYNGGVLNALPIINAQQQVTKDIKKATTDAQNAGVVSEADALDIIAYITGTLEPTIVGSLSALKSKKAKFDADGLTGTVKSSLTSLKSDTDALGAALIAGTPANLVAQAQAIQAKIDADFDDAIAFFS
- a CDS encoding heterokaryon incompatibility (similar to Metarhizium robertsii ARSEF 23 XP_007824947.2); translated protein: MKFLLFATGALALVKRQGDVLAADVAAIVTSVTALQDQVNKFQGAAQADALIAASETVVTNIKKGVVDANASPPLSQDEAFQLVPPLSALIDVVNQTVSALIAKKQIFSDSGRGCEVYPQLVEQGTDSKAFSDALVAKVPDALKDIAAQISAPILQSLADGAAAFKDVKCAATSTTTSQSSTSTTSATSSTSEPPVTTTTTSATGTATGTSSGSQTGTSSGTATGTKTSGTATGTSEPCTETGSKTKTHSGSATATGSEPCDKTTTVEVPVTETVPCTTGGSGSQPTGGSGSQPTGGSGSQPTGGAGCPGCPPGETSGSGSGPEPTTLVPVPTGGNGGNGGNGGNPTPSSPVVAGASRGEIPVALAIAAIAGIVGVAL
- a CDS encoding heterokaryon incompatibility (similar to Cordyceps militaris CM01 XP_006666230.1) — its product is MLGPEPLTYTPLDLSRQTFRLLRLLPPKPPLIPGCYGTVRIELIDAEIDANGKASCKYDALSYSWGKSKPNRPIIVEDGGKSYRLWITRPLELALLHLLESKVTELPLFVDQICINQASKGQGGDDNEKAHQVRLMRHIYSSCNRTIVWLGTATRGSDEWFKYTRELSNEGVLSRVMGPRVATFMQVFDAVMDSSIQVTGHQKEDRDDILELLRLRGDQYPLDGFIDVLDRSWFNRLWTIQEACLPPEVIFVCGNQSLCFDCFRGGKLFYNIYNTHWVRHVREPITQAELHRRDGIFAKGDGFNRVFQERKAIHQTGIRQSLYDLVLKYNVNDVNKKIGASLPQDRIFGLLGLMAEDDPLRQRIHVRYNALNPEAGVPRVYTEVATLLLEDNVDVLLYTQAGRKTTGLPSWVPDWKMPLKLPIGYTSMLEALFTAGGSKDNGLFKVNHKTGELTIRGVMVDEVASVGERTYRDDVDYMFQRAPDYRWSKRVFDEAAQFARDAYEIRSGEGSPADERSLALQVQRVCCSGISYQQFTNRLGTQAGIDRLETVHSQHSLVGKRLLDSDVKAAAWSITRIYRTLGITPWYFIPPPEMDALRVCAQDPISAAFVLRDALKDVVEDVIGMCVASARIRWAQCYVRLRRRYAKVNLRIDEETFTKHGLDGRMEIREDMGTFANNILKLVGRRLYLTRTGYVGMGPPEMKPGDAVTVFHGGTTPHLIRRVVGTKDELWEYRGEVYCDGIMNGEALGANAERDFTLR
- a CDS encoding sarcosine oxidase (similar to Talaromyces stipitatus ATCC 10500 XP_002484168.1), whose protein sequence is MTTPQNTSILIIGAGTFGISTAYHLSRRGYKKITCIDRQPYPSIDSAANDINKIIRTDYDDALYTRLAVEALEAWRDPAFNGIFHETGRLATTCGDAAAKEGMNKACENLRNIGRSASIEQIHSRDDIVRHCPNLEHSNGIDNWTGIYNTEAGWAHSRKAPEKWARLATKKGVLFISGRMGTMTGLDVDDAGKLRGIKTASGDVLTADRYVFCPGAASPSLLPDVLSKHLSSKCWVVAHLQLTREEVQRWQGIPVIDNLEMGYTFEPDRETGLMKICDGSPGYELLEGKYITEDGKQVAYSVPHYASEHIQNGVPEEAINNITAFVESVLPEFRGRPLVDARLCWCTDTADSHYLIDKHPKHPEMLIATGGSAHAFKMFPIIGDYIADALEGKPRGLKPEWRLEGRKAERDVMRPDTQVKDLRDLKTIHIPTYQDR